The Stigmatella aurantiaca DW4/3-1 genome contains the following window.
TGGTGGGTCTGAGGCAGATCGATGAAGCGCACGGGCAGGGCGTGCGCCAGCGCGTACTGGATGGCCTGCCACTCGGGCGAGAAGAGGGCGAACGGATAGAAGACGGCCTGGGAGGGCTGCTCGAGCGCATAGACGAGCAGCGCCACCGGGGGCTTCATCTCCGCCCGGGCCACCCAGGGCAGGAGTGCGTCCGCTTCGGGCGGTCCTTCGATGAGCACCGTGTCGGGTTGAAGCTTCTCGAGCGCGGCCCTCACGCTGCGCGCGCTGCCCGGCCCGTGGTGCCGTACGCCGAGCACGTGGACCTCCGTGCCCGGTTTTCCGCTCACAGCACCTCCATGCACGCGCGGTAGAGGTCCTTCCACCCCTCGCGCTCCTTCACCACCGTCTTGAGGTATTCCAGCCACACCAGCCGGTCTTGCACCGGGTCCTTCACGATGGCGCCCGTCAGTCCCGCGGCCAGGTCCGGCGCCCGGAGCACACCGTCTCCGTAGTAGCCCGCCATGGCCAACCCCCCGTTCATGACGGAGATGGCCTCGGCGGTGGACAGGGCGCCCGAGGGCGTCTTGAGCTTCGTTGTTCCGTCCAGCGTCGCGCCGCCTCGCAGTTCCCGGAAGAGGGTGACCACGCGGCGGATCTCCTCCAGCGCGGGCTTCTCCGCGGGCAGCGCCAGGGCCTGGCCCATCTCGGCCACGCGCTTCTCGACGATCTCCACTTCCTGTTCCAGGGTCTCGGGGGTGGGGAGCACCACCGTGTTGAAGCGGCGCAGCAGGGCGCTGGAGAGCTCGTTGACGCCCCGGTCCCGGTTGTTCGCCGTGGCGATGACATTGAAGCCCGCGTGGGCTTGGACCTCGCTGGAGAGCTCCGGCACGGGCAGCGTCTTCTCGCTGAGCAGGGTGATGAGGGCGTCTTGCACCTCGCCCGGCATGCGCGTCAGCTCCTCGATGCGCGCGAGCTTTCCTTCGCGCATGGCGCGCATCACGGGGCTGGGCACCAGGGCCTTCTCCGAAGGGCCCTCGGCCAGCAGCCTCGCGTAGTTCCAGCCATAGCGCAGGGCGGTCTCGTCCGTGCCCGCCGTGCCTTGCACGAGCAGGGTCGAGTCCCCGCAGATGGCCGCGGCGAGGTGCTCGCTCAGCCACGACTTGGCGGTGCCCGGCACACCGTAGAGCAGCAGGGCCCGGTCGGTGGCGAGGGTGGCCACGGCGATCTCCACCAGCCGCG
Protein-coding sequences here:
- a CDS encoding ATP-binding protein, producing MTAPALLRQHAEQQYAGELAALARADDRPKPQGWRLSPWAVRLYLLGGKLPDGFQVSAKYIGNARLVEIAVATLATDRALLLYGVPGTAKSWLSEHLAAAICGDSTLLVQGTAGTDETALRYGWNYARLLAEGPSEKALVPSPVMRAMREGKLARIEELTRMPGEVQDALITLLSEKTLPVPELSSEVQAHAGFNVIATANNRDRGVNELSSALLRRFNTVVLPTPETLEQEVEIVEKRVAEMGQALALPAEKPALEEIRRVVTLFRELRGGATLDGTTKLKTPSGALSTAEAISVMNGGLAMAGYYGDGVLRAPDLAAGLTGAIVKDPVQDRLVWLEYLKTVVKEREGWKDLYRACMEVL